The following proteins are co-located in the Streptomyces sp. NBC_01198 genome:
- a CDS encoding MFS transporter codes for MAEHHDPRRPGFPPWAGRNFRLLVGASFITGIGNSGATVAAAFAVIESGGSATDVGLVAAARTAGMVVLLLVGGAVADRLPRQRVMAVANIVNACSQALFAALVLTGHATLWQMAALTAVGGGALAFFSPAAQGLLLATVEPAHAGQAFSVYRLATNAATIGGSAVGGALVAAFGAGWVLAVDAAGFAVAAAMRARIDVAHADRGPRSGGMLRELREGWQVVASTSWLWGIVLQFAVVNGMVNAVEAVYGPLVSRESLGGAGPWGLALAAGGAGTALGAVLMMRWRPRRMLVVGTLGVFPLALPSAALALTLPAWALAAVMFGGGVAIEVFAVNWMLALHQEVPEDLISRVSAFDWLGSVALTPLALALAGPAASVFGRTRALWGSSGLVVLLSLAVLLLPDVRRMERKPRPASPQPVRTPAQDSNAAL; via the coding sequence ATGGCAGAACACCACGACCCGCGCCGGCCGGGTTTCCCGCCTTGGGCAGGGCGGAACTTCCGGTTGCTGGTGGGTGCGTCGTTCATCACCGGCATCGGCAACTCCGGTGCCACCGTGGCCGCGGCCTTCGCGGTCATCGAGTCCGGCGGCAGCGCCACCGACGTCGGTCTGGTGGCGGCCGCCCGCACCGCGGGGATGGTGGTGCTGCTGCTGGTCGGCGGCGCGGTCGCGGACCGGCTGCCGCGGCAGCGGGTGATGGCGGTTGCGAACATCGTCAACGCCTGCTCCCAGGCGCTTTTCGCCGCGCTGGTGCTCACCGGGCACGCCACGCTGTGGCAGATGGCGGCGTTGACCGCGGTCGGCGGCGGGGCGCTGGCCTTCTTCTCCCCCGCCGCCCAGGGCCTGCTGCTCGCCACCGTCGAGCCGGCGCACGCCGGCCAGGCCTTCTCCGTCTACCGGCTGGCCACGAACGCGGCGACGATCGGCGGCTCTGCGGTCGGCGGCGCGCTGGTGGCCGCCTTCGGGGCCGGCTGGGTGCTGGCGGTCGACGCCGCCGGCTTCGCGGTGGCCGCGGCGATGCGGGCCCGTATCGACGTCGCGCACGCCGACCGGGGACCGCGGTCCGGCGGCATGCTGCGTGAACTGCGGGAGGGCTGGCAGGTGGTGGCCTCCACATCCTGGCTGTGGGGCATCGTGCTGCAGTTCGCCGTCGTCAACGGCATGGTGAACGCGGTCGAGGCGGTCTACGGCCCGCTGGTCTCCAGGGAGAGCCTCGGCGGCGCAGGACCGTGGGGACTCGCGCTGGCCGCGGGCGGGGCGGGGACGGCGCTGGGCGCGGTGCTGATGATGCGCTGGCGGCCGCGCCGGATGCTGGTCGTCGGCACCCTCGGGGTGTTCCCGCTGGCCCTGCCCTCGGCGGCGCTCGCGCTCACGCTGCCTGCCTGGGCGCTGGCCGCGGTGATGTTCGGCGGCGGCGTGGCGATCGAGGTCTTCGCGGTCAACTGGATGCTCGCGCTCCACCAGGAGGTCCCCGAGGACCTGATCTCCCGGGTGTCGGCCTTCGACTGGCTGGGCTCGGTCGCGCTGACCCCGCTGGCGCTGGCGCTGGCAGGACCCGCGGCGTCGGTCTTCGGCCGTACGCGCGCACTGTGGGGGTCGTCGGGGCTGGTCGTCCTGCTCAGCCTCGCGGTCCTGCTGCTGCCTGACGTCCGCCGGATGGAGCGCAAGCCGCGTCCGGCG
- a CDS encoding DUF4442 domain-containing protein encodes MSDTLPSIGELLTATVPMVRTLRLEYLETTPERAMLALPDDPDYHNHVAGPHAGAMFTLAESASGAVVLAAFGDQLGRAVPLPVRAEIGWTKLARGPLTATAVLGRPAAEVVAELDAGTRPEFPVEVSVQRADGAETSHMTIIWTLRPNS; translated from the coding sequence ATGTCCGACACCTTGCCCTCGATCGGCGAACTCCTGACGGCCACCGTGCCGATGGTCCGCACCCTTCGGCTGGAATATCTGGAGACCACCCCGGAGCGCGCGATGCTCGCGCTGCCCGACGACCCCGACTACCACAACCACGTCGCAGGACCGCACGCAGGCGCGATGTTCACCCTCGCCGAGTCCGCCAGCGGCGCCGTCGTGCTCGCGGCGTTCGGCGACCAGCTCGGCAGGGCCGTACCGCTGCCGGTGCGCGCCGAGATCGGCTGGACGAAGCTGGCGAGGGGTCCGCTCACGGCCACCGCCGTGCTCGGCCGCCCGGCCGCCGAGGTCGTCGCGGAACTCGACGCTGGTACCCGCCCCGAGTTCCCCGTCGAGGTGTCCGTGCAGCGGGCCGACGGCGCCGAGACCTCCCACATGACGATCATCTGGACGCTGCGCCCCAACAGCTGA
- a CDS encoding DedA family protein, with translation MHVQDWLNDVPPVAVYLMVGVVVGLESLGIPLPGEIVLMTAALMSSQGHANPWLVAASAIIGAIGGDSIGYAIGHKGGKPLLDKLGKRFPSHFSPGHVATAERSFQRWGMWAVFFGRFVALLRIFAGPLAGVLKMPYGRFLVANALGGIVWAGGITAVIYYVGQVAEPWLKRFGYVGLGIAVLFGIGSLVLVRRRAARVQAELEAPAEEIEVAAAQPGE, from the coding sequence GTGCACGTCCAGGACTGGCTCAACGACGTCCCACCGGTCGCTGTTTACCTGATGGTGGGCGTGGTGGTCGGCCTGGAGAGCCTGGGGATCCCGCTGCCCGGCGAGATCGTGCTGATGACCGCCGCCCTCATGTCCTCGCAGGGCCACGCCAACCCGTGGCTGGTCGCGGCGAGCGCGATCATCGGCGCGATCGGCGGCGACTCCATCGGATATGCCATCGGTCACAAGGGCGGCAAGCCCCTGCTGGACAAGCTCGGCAAGAGATTCCCCTCGCACTTCTCACCCGGCCATGTCGCCACCGCCGAGCGCTCCTTCCAGCGCTGGGGCATGTGGGCGGTCTTCTTCGGCCGCTTCGTGGCCCTGCTGCGGATCTTCGCCGGGCCGCTGGCCGGCGTGCTGAAGATGCCCTATGGCAGGTTCCTCGTCGCCAACGCGCTGGGCGGCATCGTCTGGGCCGGCGGCATCACCGCCGTCATCTACTACGTCGGCCAGGTCGCCGAGCCGTGGCTCAAGCGGTTCGGCTACGTCGGGCTCGGCATCGCCGTGCTCTTCGGCATCGGCTCGCTGGTCCTCGTCAGGCGCCGCGCCGCCAGGGTGCAGGCCGAGCTGGAAGCGCCCGCCGAGGAGATCGAAGTGGCGGCCGCGCAGCCCGGCGAGTGA
- a CDS encoding gamma carbonic anhydrase family protein, whose amino-acid sequence MTDRTSEPADPPRTAAGALVAGILGVRPEIDPAAYVAPTSVVLGRVTLRAGASTWYHAVLRGDCESISVGAGSNIQDNCSVHADPGFPVVVGEGVSVGHNAVLHGCVIEDGVLVGMGATVLNGARIGAGSLVAAQALVPQGMQVPAGSLVAGVPARVRRELTEEERAVVRLNAEHYVALAAAHRDAVGDGRG is encoded by the coding sequence ATGACAGACCGGACGAGTGAGCCGGCCGACCCGCCGCGCACGGCGGCGGGCGCGCTGGTCGCCGGCATCCTCGGCGTACGCCCGGAGATCGACCCGGCCGCCTACGTGGCACCCACGTCGGTGGTGCTGGGCCGGGTGACGCTCCGTGCCGGAGCGAGCACCTGGTACCACGCGGTGCTGCGCGGCGACTGCGAGTCGATCTCCGTCGGGGCGGGCTCCAACATCCAGGACAACTGCTCGGTGCACGCCGATCCCGGCTTCCCGGTGGTCGTCGGCGAGGGCGTCTCGGTCGGGCACAACGCGGTGCTGCACGGCTGTGTGATCGAGGACGGGGTGCTGGTCGGGATGGGCGCGACCGTGCTGAACGGTGCCCGGATCGGCGCCGGTTCGCTGGTCGCCGCGCAGGCGCTGGTGCCGCAGGGGATGCAGGTGCCGGCCGGTTCGCTGGTCGCCGGTGTCCCGGCCCGGGTGCGGCGGGAGCTGACCGAGGAGGAGCGGGCGGTGGTCCGGCTCAACGCCGAGCACTACGTGGCGCTGGCGGCGGCGCACCGGGACGCGGTCGGCGACGGGCGGGGCTGA
- a CDS encoding acyltransferase: MPRNENVFLSATAAVTSAATAAAAWRRRAASRLVHRARRWAQNAGAVTAERPGLLHFGRIGPGTRLAHPLGTVFGERWIQLGDYCIIGEQVTLTVGLMPTDALPDGDAGSGFGPDPVLRLGDGVVLGRGSHVVALAPITLGEKVYCGPYVYLTSINHSYDDIGRPIGEQWPRTAPVEIGAGSWLGAGCVILPGARLGRNVVVAAGAVVRGEVPDFAVVAGAPARIVRRWDERTANWQPPLRTPAPVPFPAEAAPEQLLDTGELEQQA; the protein is encoded by the coding sequence GTGCCCAGGAATGAGAACGTGTTCCTTTCCGCGACCGCGGCTGTGACCTCGGCCGCGACCGCCGCCGCGGCCTGGCGGCGGCGGGCAGCCTCACGGCTGGTGCACCGGGCCCGGCGCTGGGCGCAGAACGCCGGCGCGGTCACCGCGGAGCGGCCAGGACTGCTGCACTTCGGCCGGATCGGCCCCGGCACCCGGCTCGCCCACCCGCTGGGCACCGTCTTCGGCGAGCGCTGGATCCAGCTGGGCGACTACTGCATCATCGGCGAGCAGGTCACCCTCACCGTCGGCCTGATGCCCACCGACGCCCTCCCGGACGGTGACGCCGGCAGCGGCTTCGGCCCTGACCCGGTGCTGCGGCTCGGCGACGGGGTGGTGCTCGGCCGCGGCAGCCACGTGGTGGCGCTCGCCCCCATCACCCTCGGCGAGAAGGTCTACTGCGGCCCGTACGTGTATCTGACCAGCATCAACCACTCCTACGACGACATCGGGCGACCCATCGGCGAGCAGTGGCCGCGGACCGCCCCGGTCGAGATCGGCGCGGGCAGCTGGCTCGGGGCCGGCTGCGTGATCCTGCCCGGCGCCAGGCTCGGCAGGAACGTGGTGGTCGCGGCGGGTGCCGTGGTCCGCGGCGAGGTGCCGGACTTCGCGGTGGTGGCCGGCGCACCGGCCCGGATCGTCCGGCGCTGGGACGAGCGCACCGCCAACTGGCAGCCGCCGCTGCGCACTCCGGCGCCGGTCCCCTTCCCGGCCGAGGCCGCCCCCGAACAGCTGCTGGACACCGGGGAGTTGGAACAGCAGGCCTGA